The following is a genomic window from Nicotiana tabacum cultivar K326 chromosome 3, ASM71507v2, whole genome shotgun sequence.
caaataaatgttcTTTTCAAAAGAGTTCTTTCAAAATAAGTGCTTTTCGAATATaatcttttaaacaaatattcatcgaaaataagtcaccctgtgacatttcaaaatagttaactaaaaatAAATACCTTCGAATATAATCTTTTCAAATAGATAATCTTCGAATATAAGTCACTCtgtgacacctcatctcataatcatacaatacgGATCTCAATatctgaaccctaacacttggcattcTTTGCCCTCATCACACCtcctaatcatactgacaactcacgtgcccaaAAGAATCATTCTCACATGGAAGGCAAATAAAAAGTGTGTACATCTATACTCGAAAATACCAATAAGCCTTCTATCTGATAAGCGCACTTAGCCACatatatgcttgtgcaagtgtcctaacatagttcataccagcaAGTAAGTATAAGGAGTAGAACGGACAACACATGTAATGTTTACACATGGATAGGGTCAATGAAAACAACAGCTTAGAACACAGTGATTTCAACAAAGGATCTtccaggatatcgtcccgtagtcccaaacataaatgtgcagaggatctcccgggatatcgtcccgtagtccaaatcgtaaatgtacagaggatctcccgagatattgtcccgtagtcctaaagtaaatatccagtacaggaggatctcccgggatattaTCCCGTAGTCTCAATTATAAacatgtagggggatctcccgaaatactatTCCATtcttccaaagtaaatatgtagcgcAACCAACAGTTACAGCACAACAAGAAAGTCATACATCGCCATAATACGtgtaacaacaacaatgacaataatacaaggtaagacaagtaaatcaactcaaggacTACAAATCATAAGGAAGTGGTAGAACCAACTCACAAGAAATAACCACAGAAAAAAATGTTGGCATAAAGGGAACAGTTCAACAACGGgaaaactaatatgtagcaacgatcccataatatacaAGTCAATAACAAGGAAATCAACACGAGTCAAGTAGTCCCAATTATAGGCGAGTCAACAAAGATATatgttatctaaactccttttaagGTTGGACAATTTCGAGGATAATCGACAATTCAATTAGGGAAAGATGATCTTAGGTTCACTTAAGACTAAACAAATCTCATGAGGAATAATAATAATTCTTCAATAAGATAAGCAGCTATGAAAGGATAGCTTGACAATAGGAGAGGCGAAATTCTTCAATTAAATCAAATAGGAGTCaattaggcaataagagtgaatcatgaagcaattaattccaattaggtaggtagaggtgaaactagtaaataggaaactCAGTCATGTCAACAACACATTCATACATAGTTAATATAAAGACTTAAGAATCCTAAAAggtcaattttccacaaataagtccgagcacacactcgtcacctcgtgtacatgaactataatcaacatagaagactcaagtcctaaggggaagtcccccacataaggttagacaagatacttacctcaaagatgaCAACCTGATACTCTAAAATTCACTTTTAAAGTGAAAAGAcctctggacggctcaaatctaatcaaattaatctcaaagcacaaataaaacacataagaaaccaTTTtagatcataaagtctcaatctttaacaaaattcaaaaattggtccaaaagtcgacccctgggccagcacctcgaaacccgacaaattttaagaaatccaaatacccattccaatatgagttcaaccatataaaaattatcaagttCCGATATCATTTAGTCCCTCAAATCACAATAtttcattttagaaattttcttcaaaaagtAATTTCTTCCCCAacccaaaacacaatttaaatgataaaaatgaagacaaaatcatggaatatgttaGATTCTAGGTGAATAACACTTATCCAATTTATTTGCTTGAAAACCCTTAAAAGAAGCTCCCAaatccaaagtttaaaactttaaatatgaaagaaatggccaaaccctcgacttaaATGATTCTGCTagaacttccgcacctgcgaccaacttaaccgcatctgcgcaACCACAGGTACGCCTGACCAGTCGCACCTGCGCTACACCCCGCTTCTGTGCCCAGAGATCCGCACATGTGGCACCGCACGTACATTCCAATTCTCCGCATTTGCGGAGACTGCCCAGACCAACtcctctcgcacctgcgcttcctcCTTCGCACATGCGCCCAGGGTCCGAAGGTGCGATTAGACCAGAACTCACCCTCCCAAAAACCATGGAAAACATCTGCAACTCGTCCTAATTACACCTGGggccctcgagaccccgtccaagcataccaaaaagtcatataacctaacacggactcgctcgaggtctcaaatcacatcaaacaatgccaaaatgaCGACTCAACCATGAGTCGAATGtaggaactttcaaatcttccaactttggaaacttgtgccgaaactagggttgtgcatggatcggatcggatcgaatttagcacatttcggattgaaattttggattttggattccACAAAATGCAAtctgaatccgatccgaattatatcggatAGGATCGGATTGCATAATTTCGGATCGGTTTGGTGATCGGATTTTTGGATCGGATTCAACAGTTCATAATAGAACAAAATTAACATAAACAGCAGTTCAATTCAACATAGTTCTAATTCTTGTGAACATCTGTCCTAATCCACATAGTTCTTGGTCATCTCTATGGTTCTAATTCTTGTGAACAAAGTTCTCGAACATCAGTCTTAATTGACATACACATAGTTAATAATTATAATTCAACAAGAAAAGGAAAGTTGCAAATCCTAATTCTTGTGATAGAATCCACTACATAAACAAAACACAATCTTCATAACAAAACAAAATATACTGAAATCTCAAATATATGTCTAATGAACTGAAATCCTCAACCAGAATTCCTTAATAGACTACACAAAAGAGTTCCAAGTTCCAACTTCTATGGCCATCGCACTCAATCCTGATTCCTGACACGCTTTCAAGTTCTGCAACACTGCACTTGTAAAAAATGAGAGGATCAGTAAATCATAGCCCTAAGTAAATGAGAGAAACATTGGTACGAGCAATTTCCACGCATCAGCCATTCAGCCTAATACTGGGCAGAACATTTCTCAAACTTCAAACACACTACAATTGTACAATAGAACAAAGTATGCAAGCATGTTGCAATATCCACTTCAACAGAACAAAGTATCAATTTGGAAGAAATACCTTAGAAAATGACATATTAGCAAATGCCACTTTTGGCTACTCTTGCTCTAGCATTTCAAATACTTGGATAAAAGCAGAATTACTAAAGTCTGGGAAATGAAATCCTACCTTCTACATGTCGATGATGCAAGGCTCTCTACCGGTATTAATAAAGCCTGTAGAATAAGATAGTAATAGAATAAATTAGTTTAAAAATAATCTAAAGAAACATAACATAAGTATACCTTAAACACAAGTAAAGTAATTGAAGAAATAAATAGTCTTACCCGCTTCAAGTTGTTCAAGATTATCTaaatcttcttcaattttaacCGGAGTTGTTGATTCGTTCCGAAGCCAATCTTGGACACACACAAGAGCTTGAACCAATCtaggagtcaatgaactcctaaatgtaTCAAGTATGCATCCACCGGTACTAAAGGCTGATTCTGAGGCAACACTAGAAATAGGAATGGCTAGCACATCACGTGCCATCTCAGCAAGTGCGGGAAATCTGGGTGAATTCAACTTCCACCACCccagaattttaaaattttcaaagtctTCCTCAACATCTTCACCCAAATATTTATCTAACTCTGCTTTAGAATCAATTCCTTCACCCTTCTTATGCTTCTTTAAATCTAACATGAATTTTGAAAGCGATGATAAAGAAGTAGATGAAGTTAGATTTAAAGAAGCATAAGAAGGGTGAAGGAATTGATTCTAAAACAGAGTTAGAtaaatattcgaggacgaacgtatgttttaagagggggaggatgtaacgagccgactggtcattttgagaaattaagcTCTGTTAGCCGGCGTAAGGTCTAGGAGAACTTCATAATATgagtatcgacttgcgtgcaatGTTTAATTTAGTTAACGGATGTTTCAGAGTCAAATTTGAAGAAGGAGATCTAGTTTTGAAAGATTCggcggtgagaatttgaccggaattttgacttttgtgtaaacggccCCAGAATAGGTTTTGGATGATCTCAATAGCTTCgtatgttattttggacttaggcacacTTCTGGATTCGGATTCAAAGGCCCGCAGAGTAATTTGAGGTATTTTGGTGatagttggaaaagttgaagtttggaataGGGCTGTGCATGGATCGGATCGAATTTAGCATATTTCGGAttgaaatttcggatttcggattccaCAAAACGCAATCCGAATCTGATCCAAATTatatcggattggatcggattgcatAAATTTCAAGTGTCCGAGATTTTGAAAGCGATGATGAAGAAGTAGATGAAGTTAGATTTAAAGAAGCATAACAAGGGTGAAGGAATTGATTCTAAAATAGAGTTAGATAAATATTTGGGTGAAGATGTTGAGGAagactttgaaaattttaaaattctggGGTGGTGGAAGTTGAATTCACCCAGATTTCCCGCACTTGCTGAGATGGCACGTGATGTGCTAGCCATTCCTATTTCTAGTGTTGCCTCAGAATCAGCCTTTAGTACCGGTGGACGCATACTTGATCCATTTAGGAGTTTATTGACTCATAGATTGGTTCAAGCTCTTGTGTGTGTCCAAGATTGGCTTCGAAACGAATCAACAACTCTGgttaaaattgaagaagatttAGATAATCTTGAACAACTTGAATCGGGTAAGACTATTTATTTCTTCAATTACTTTACTTGTGTTTAAGGTATACTTATGTTATGTTTCTTTAGATTATTTTTAAACTAATTTATTCTATTACTATCTTATTCTACAGACTTTATTAATACCGAAAGAGATCCTTGCATCGTCGACATGTAGAAGGTAGGATTTCATTTCCCAGACTTTAGTAATTCTGCTTTTATCCAAGTATTTGAAATGCTAGAGCAAGAGTAGCCAAAAGAGGCATTTGCTAATATGTCATTTGCTAAGGTATTTCTTCCAAATTGATACTTCCAAATTCATCAGTATTAGGCTGAATGGATGATGCGTGGAAATTGCTTGTACCACTGTTTCTCTCATTTACTTAGGGCTGTGATTTACTTATCCTCTCATTTTTTACAAGTGCAGTGTTGCAGAACTTGAAAGCGTGCCAGGAATCAGGATTGAGTGCGATGGCCATAGAAGTTGGAACTTGGAACTCTTTTGTGTAGTCTATTAAGGAATTCTGGTTGAGGATTTCAGTTCATTAGACATATATTTGAGATTTCAGTATATTTTGTTTTGTTATGAAGATTGTGTTTTGTTTATGTAATGGATTATATCACAAGAATTAGGATTTGCAGCTTTCCTTTTCTTGTTGAATTATAGTTATTAACTATGTGTATGTCAATTAGGACTGATGTTCGAGAACTTTGTTCACAAGAATTAGAACTATAGAGATGACGAAGAACTATGTGGATTAGGACTGATGTTCACAAGAATTAGAACTATGTTGAATTAAACTGTTGTTTatgttaattttgttatgttaTGAACTGTTGAATCCGATCCGAAAATCCGATCGCCAAACCGATCCGAAATTATGCAATCCAATCCAatccgatataattcggatcggattctgATTGCGTTTTGTGGAATCCTAAATCCAAAATTTCAATCCGAAATGTGCTAAATCTGATCTGATTCGATCCATGCACAACCCtattccaaacttcaactttttcaactttcgccgaaatacCTCAAATTACTCTGCGGGCCTTTAATCCGAATCCAGAAgtgtgcctaagtccaaaatcaccatacaaatctATTGAGATCATCAAAAACCTATTCTGGggccgtttacacaaaagtcaaaattccggtcaaattctcaccgccGAATCTTCCAAAACTGAAtctccttcttccaatttgactctgaaaCATCCATTAACTAAATTAAACATTGCATGCAAGTCGATACTCATATTATGAAGTTTTTCTAGACCTTACGCCGCCTAACAGAgcttaatttctcaaaatgactggccagctcgttacatcctccccctcttaaaatatacgttcgtcctcgaacgtgccaatatTCGCCCTGAAGCCCTCAAATTGCTGAATGCACACTTCCAACATGCTCccgtgggtgatcccacgtcaccccaatccacataaacctgacgacaccatctcaactgaaatTTAGCCTTTCTAGCAATACCAATAAGCTTTAGAGCCATAATTCTCACATTTCATTCATTCCCAAAAGACCCGATCCTAAATCCATATCCAATATCAATCTCAACCAGCTGCATCATTTCATGCCAACACCCATATAATACAACCATACAACATGACACATCACATATAGGCCCACagtaacatttctgatcacaatattCACCCGAATTCAAATTTAGCATCGGCCATAAGCCTCATATTCAATAGGAgcccgtttcaaacctccacaacactgatGATGATACACTAACCACAAAAACCACCTAACTAAACACCCAAATCACCAAATCACAACTAATACCAACGGGCACACACCCCATAAGCTAAAACGCAAGAAGCACCGAACGAAAATGACTAAGTATGTAAAGAGAAACAATTAAGAGaattatcaaacaagcccgacatgtACAATTTTTTCTATCGATACTAACCTACAAAACAAtataacaagaaaataatcaaagaatataaacaaatcacaaggatctaACACTGATATAACTTTCACCGTGTCATGCAGCCCAACTCAACACATTAAATCACATGAAATCACGAGGGTCCTGCCTTTAACTCTGAACCACAAGTAGGATATACATAAAAACAACTAGGACCTTTCACTAGATCAATTCCATCAACAAAATTACAACATGTACTAGCTCCCACACTAGTGGAGCATAAATATTGCAGCTCGTAGCCAAAAATACTCAGAGATCACATCAAACCTACCAAAATGAACAACATGAATTTATTACTAGTCTCAAAACTCTCAACAAGGACTAGAAACAAACgatagacatggctatcactcatagaacctCCTAATAGGGTAACACATAAATAGAGTGCTAATCATGAaacacacccataagtggagcaacaaataggggaaATCACCCCGATAAGCAGAGTTGTAATGAACTACAGATggtgctcctctataacaaatcaaaaTCATACCTGAATGACATCATCTGATGTAGAGGCcttaagcctactatatgaaacacatcaacgggttgGGCCTCCCTCTCTTGGGTTCCCTCTACTTACCTAAATACCTCGTTGTAACACATCTGCCAAAATCTGGAgaaatctctcaccatgtggctagtatctccacactcaaagcaacctcgcTACTGATGTGGTTGTTGGAACTGTGCGATACTGGTACTCTGGGACCCATGAACACCTGAATCACTGTGTGAAGCCTGAAGCGCAAACTGAACTAGCTGGACCAggaaacctctaccatgtcgcaccctgcctccaaaataaagACCAGCAGATCTCTCTGATCTTTgaggcctcctcgcctccctATACTTTCTCTCTCCTAATCTCATATGTCCTCTCACTCCCCGTCCCACATGCCCTTTAACCGGCGAGTGATCCCTAGTACCTACTGAAACAAAACATTTAACtctaact
Proteins encoded in this region:
- the LOC142178476 gene encoding zinc finger BED domain-containing protein RICESLEEPER 2-like, with amino-acid sequence MLDLKKHKKGEGIDSKAELDKYLGEDVEEDFENFKILGWWKLNSPRFPALAEMARDVLAIPISSVASESAFSTGGCILDTFRSSLTPRLVQALVCVQDWLRNESTTPVKIEEDLDNLEQLEAGFINTGREPCIIDM